TATTTTGACTTTATGTGGTCTACAAACTTCTGGGAACCCAAAAAAAGACCATGCCGAAAATCTTCCCATATTCCTTTTTCTTCTCGAGAATAGTCTTGTACCATTTTCCTGTATACTTTATGTTTATCATTTGTATCTAAAAGAGAAAGAATGGGTGTTGTACGTAACCACTCCGGTGATTTCTTGCCATAGGCATAAACAGAATAACTGCTCCACGGATAGTCTACCAGTCTTCTGACTATTCCTGCGCGCAGTGGATTTCTATGGATATAACAGGCGAGAAGCATCAGGTATTCATTGTTTTCTATAAGAAAGCTTTTGAAGCGTCCTTGAAAAAGATGACCATTTCGCTTGTGTTTTATATTGTATTGACGCGTATAGGTTGTTCCAAACCACTGCATGCCTTTAGAAATATTGGGTTTATTAGTTTTCAGTAACAAGTGGTAATGATTATCCATCAGGGCATAAGCATAAACCTCAACCTCAAACCTGTCCGACATCTTTCCCAGAGTGTCCAGGAACAAAACACGGTCATCGTTATCACTGAAAATATTCCTTCGCTCATTTCCTCGTGATAAGACGTGATAGTAGGCCCCTTCAAATTCAATACGCCATTGCATTGCCATGACAGACACAATAGCACAAACTTCCGTTTGACCCCAATTCCCAATTCCCAATTCCTAAATATTCGAGTGGAGCAATTGTTTGGCTAGAGGCTTAACCCTCAGCCATTCCTTTGAGCTATGTTCAGCTTGCCATAAGTCATAATTTTTTTGTAAATTTAGCCATAAATCTGGAGTTGTATCAAAAGCTCTCGATAACCGGAGTGACATATCTGGCGTTATTGTCCCTCTTTCATTCAGAATTTTTGAAAGGGTTTTTCTTGCGACTCCTAGAGTAGTCGCCATTTCAGTAATGGTTAAAGACAAAGGTTTCAGATAATCTTCCTTTATAATATTTCCTGGGTGTGTTGGTTTTCTTTTCATTTTATTACCTCATTAATGATACTCATCATAATCAACAATATAAGCATCTCCTTCTACAAACTCAAAAAAGATTCTCCAGTTACCAGATACTTTGACTGCATATTGACCTTGCTTATTCCCAGTCAATTTATGCAGGTCTGATCCTGGATAATTCATATCTTTCACTTCGTTTGCAGCATTTAATCGGTCAAGGATTCTTTCAAGCTTTTTAACATGCTCAGGCCTTATTCCTTTCTTTTTTCCAGTATTAAAAAAGTCTTCAAGTCCTTTATGCTTAAAAGATTTGATCATAGCAGATTGTAACCAGATGGGTTACGAATGTCAATTATCATTTTAGTGTCTTAATTATATTTGTACAGCTAACGGTTGAGCTCACTGGTTTTCACGTAGCGCAGCGGAGTGAAAATCCAGTGCAGCGATTTGTTGGGCGATCTTTGATTTCATTCTGTGGCCCACTCTTTACAGAGAACTTCCGCCTGCTCCAGAACGGTTTGAGTTGCTTTTTCCTGTTTGTCGGGTGGATAGCCGTATTTGCGCAGAATCCGTTTCACAATCACCCGTATCTGGGCGCGGGCATTTTCGCGAACAGTCCAGTCTATGCTTACGCTCCGCCTGACCGCTTCAACCAGTTCGTGCGCAATCGTCTTCAGCGTTTCATCCCCCAGAACCTTCACCGCACTGTCGTTAACCTCAAGCGCATCGTAGAAGGCGATTTCATCATCGGTCATGCCAAGGTTTTCGCCACGCTGCTGAGCATCGCGCATTTCCTTGGCCAATTTGATGAGTTCCTCGATCACCTGCGCCGCCTCGATTGCCCGGTTCTGGTATTTTCGTATGGCCTTTTCAAGCATCTCTGCGAAGGATCGTGCTTGGACGACGTTTTTGCGAGAATTCGCCTTGATCTCATCGTTCAGGAGTTTTCTCAGCAATTCCACCGCGAGGTTCCGGTGGGGAAGCTGCCGCACTTCCTGGAGGAAGTCGTCCGAGAGAATCGAGATATCCGGTTTCTTTAATCCGGCCGCAGCGAAAATGTCGATGACCTCTTCTGAGGCCACGGCCCTCGATATCAGCTGGCGAATCGCGGTATCCATCTCTTCGGGACTCTTACCTTCGCCTTCAACCGTTGCTTTCGCTAGCCCGGCGCGGACCTCTTGGAAGAATCCTACTTCATCGCGAATTTTAAGAACTTCCTCATGCGGAACAGCGAGAGCAAAGGCCTTGGACAGCGCAGTCACCTCTGCCAGATAGCGCTTCTTGTCATCCTCCAGTTGAAGGATGTGTTCCATGGCGGCCGCAACACAGGCAATACGCTTTGCCGGTTCTGCTTTAAGAAGAGAGGCGTAGTCAAAACCATGGAACATGGAGACGACGACCTCGAACTTCTCCAGCATCACTGCAACGGCTTCTTCCTGGTTGATCGCCGCCTTGCCGCGGCCACCCGCTTCGGTGTAGTCCGCAAGAGCCCGTTTCAACTGGTCCGCAAGGCCGAGGTAGTCAACGACCAGTCCGCCCGGCTTGTCTTTGAACACCCGGTTAACGCGGGCTATCGCCTGCATCAGGCCGTGTCCCCGCATCGGCTTGTCGACGTACATCGTATGCAGCGACGGGCAGTCGAACCCCGTCAACCACATATCCCGCACGATCACCACCTTCATCGGATCGGCCGGGTCTTTGAACCTCTTGGCCAGGGCCTCACGTCGCGGTTTGCTGCAAATGTGAGGCTGCCATTCAGCGCGATCCGATGCGGAACCGGACATGACGATCTTCAGCGTGCCCTTGTCGTCGTCATCTCTATGCCAATCAGGCCGCAGCTTCCGAATAGCGTTGTACATGTTCACACAGATTCGACGGCTCATGCAGACAACCATGGCCTTGCCGTCTAATACCTGCAGCCGGTCTTCAAAATGGTTCACGAGGTCTTCCGCAACGAGCGCGATTCGCTTTTCCGTGCCGACCATCGCTTCAAGAGCAGCCCATTTGGTGCGCAGCTTCTGCTTGTAGGACTCTTCCTCCCCCTCGGTGATCTCTTCAAACTCTGGGTCGATTGTCGGCTTTTCCTCTTCCCGCAAATCGATCTTTGCCAGTCTTCCTTCGTAAAAGATGGGAACAGTAGCGCCGTCCTCGACTGCCCGCAGGATGTCGTATTTGTCGATGTAGTCGCCGAAGGCCGCCGGCGTGCTGCGGTCGTCACGTTCGATAGGCGTACCCGTAAACCCAATAAAAGACGCATTCGGCAGAGCGTCGTGCATGTGGCGCGCGAATCCGTCGATGAAGTCATACTGACTGCGGTGCGCTTCATCGGCAATGACCACGATATTCCGACGAGTGGATAGTTCGGGGTATTGCCAGCCCTTTTCTTCAGGCAGAAATTTCTGAATCGTCGTAAAAACCACGCCGCCTGAAGGAACCTGAAGCAGATCCTTCAAATGTTCCCGGCTTTCATCCTGCCGTGATCTTCTGCGGCAGAAGATCACAGCAGGATGAAAACGTGCCGAAGAGCTGATCGTCCAAGTCGTTCTGGTCGGTTATCATCAGCAATGTAGGATTTTCCATGGCCGGATGACGGATGATCTTACCGGCAAAAAACGCCATCAATAGACTCTTTCCACTTCCCTGGGTATGCCAGATTACTCCTATGCGCCGGCCGCCGAAGTGTTCGGTTCCAGAGCCATAAGCGGCCTGCGGCTCCGTCATCGTCGAACACAACAAAATTCAATACAAGGTCGAGAAACCGCCGCTTTTCAAAAACTCCCTTGAGCAGCACCTCGAGTTCCACAGAACCTCGCGGGGCGACTTCCTTGCCGTCAATCGTGCGCCACGGCATGAACCGGTCCCATCCGCTGGTGAGCGTCCCGCCGCGGGCCTTCAGGCCGTCGGAAATCACAAGCAGCTCGTTGTAGATGAAGAGGCCGGGGATATCGTTTTTGTAGGTCTGAAGCTGGTTGAAGGCATGGCGGATGGTGGCCTTCTCATCTGCAGGATTCTTGAGCTCGATCACGCCCAGGGGCAGACCATTGACAAAAACCACAATGTCGGGCCGCCGGTTTCTGCCTGCCTGTGCGTGTCCGCACACAGACAGGCGATCCTCGATGACGGTGAACTGATTAACGGCGAGCCAGTCGTTGTTCTCCAGGTCTTCAAGATCGAGCAGCCAGACCTTGTCGTGTACCTCGCGGCCGTCCTGCATGTAGGAGACATCCACGCCATCGGTCAGCATTCGATGGAAACGCCGGTTGTTCTCGATCAAGCTGGGGGATTCGGTTCGCGTGATTTTCCTGACAGCATCGCCAATGGCATCCGGCGGGATGTTCGGATTGATGTTTTGAAGCGCGATCTGAAGCCTTCCAATCAAGACGACCTGGTCGTAATCCTGGCGTTCGCAGGCCGGGCCGCCTGCCTGTCGCGTTGGCGACGCAGACAGGTCAGGGCTGATATCCGGGCCAAAGGCGGTCTGCCAGGCAAGGGATTCAAACCAATCGAGGGCGGTCTTTTCTAGGTTGATTTCGGTTAAACTGCTCATCGTTTCTTCCGCCGTGCCCGGACGCGCCGTTGATAAAGACGTTCGGTAAAGCCGCCCTCTTTTTCAAAGGCTTCGGCCTGTGCCGCAAGCTGTCGGTCCAAA
Above is a genomic segment from Candidatus Brocadiaceae bacterium containing:
- a CDS encoding transposase — translated: MGIGNWGQTEVCAIVSVMAMQWRIEFEGAYYHVLSRGNERRNIFSDNDDRVLFLDTLGKMSDRFEVEVYAYALMDNHYHLLLKTNKPNISKGMQWFGTTYTRQYNIKHKRNGHLFQGRFKSFLIENNEYLMLLACYIHRNPLRAGIVRRLVDYPWSSYSVYAYGKKSPEWLRTTPILSLLDTNDKHKVYRKMVQDYSREEKGIWEDFRHGLFLGSQKFVDHIKSKYLSENTDVEISQKRQVLRDTNPEKILKIAAKVLKCDTDVFLQSSRISDSDKLNRDLLIYLLWSTGWYNNQEIGNLFGLGYSSISRRVTIMKSMISKDSKIKKMVSMFKSQI
- a CDS encoding HigA family addiction module antitoxin; this translates as MKRKPTHPGNIIKEDYLKPLSLTITEMATTLGVARKTLSKILNERGTITPDMSLRLSRAFDTTPDLWLNLQKNYDLWQAEHSSKEWLRVKPLAKQLLHSNI
- a CDS encoding type II toxin-antitoxin system RelE/ParE family toxin, translated to MIKSFKHKGLEDFFNTGKKKGIRPEHVKKLERILDRLNAANEVKDMNYPGSDLHKLTGNKQGQYAVKVSGNWRIFFEFVEGDAYIVDYDEYH
- a CDS encoding DUF3387 domain-containing protein; translation: MLEKFEVVVSMFHGFDYASLLKAEPAKRIACVAAAMEHILQLEDDKKRYLAEVTALSKAFALAVPHEEVLKIRDEVGFFQEVRAGLAKATVEGEGKSPEEMDTAIRQLISRAVASEEVIDIFAAAGLKKPDISILSDDFLQEVRQLPHRNLAVELLRKLLNDEIKANSRKNVVQARSFAEMLEKAIRKYQNRAIEAAQVIEELIKLAKEMRDAQQRGENLGMTDDEIAFYDALEVNDSAVKVLGDETLKTIAHELVEAVRRSVSIDWTVRENARAQIRVIVKRILRKYGYPPDKQEKATQTVLEQAEVLCKEWATE
- a CDS encoding type I restriction endonuclease, with protein sequence MSSLTEINLEKTALDWFESLAWQTAFGPDISPDLSASPTRQAGGPACERQDYDQVVLIGRLQIALQNINPNIPPDAIGDAVRKITRTESPSLIENNRRFHRMLTDGVDVSYMQDGREVHDKVWLLDLEDLENNDWLAVNQFTVIEDRLSVCGHAQAGRNRRPDIVVFVNGLPLGVIELKNPADEKATIRHAFNQLQTYKNDIPGLFIYNELLVISDGLKARGGTLTSGWDRFMPWRTIDGKEVAPRGSVELEVLLKGVFEKRRFLDLVLNFVVFDDDGAAGRLWLWNRTLRRPAHRSNLAYPGKWKESIDGVFCR